A stretch of the Leopardus geoffroyi isolate Oge1 chromosome B2, O.geoffroyi_Oge1_pat1.0, whole genome shotgun sequence genome encodes the following:
- the MYCT1 gene encoding myc target protein 1 isoform X2, whose translation MKTFWEDVITSFSVSITIVLVIGGLIWALCVCLSRRRASAPISQWSSSRRSRSYNHGLNRTGFYRHSGCERRSNLSLASLTFQRQASLEQANSFPRKSSFRASTFHPFLQSPPLPVETDSQLVTLPSSSSVHTISTSHSLSRPDFHWSNNSLRVGFSTPPPPAYDSIIKAFPDS comes from the coding sequence aggATGTTATCACGTCCTTCTCAGTGTCCATTACAATTGTGCTCGTAATTGGAGGGCTTATTTgggctctgtgtgtctgtttgtctCGAAGAAGAGCCAGTGCCCCCATCTCGCAGTGGAGTTCAAGCCGGCGGTCTAGGTCTTACAACCATGGCCTCAACAGAACTGGATTTTACCGCCACAGTGGCTGCGAACGGCGAAGCAACCTCAGCCTGGCCAGCCTCACTTTCCAGCGACAAGCTTCCCTGGAGCAGGCAAATTCCTTTCCAAGAAAATCAAGCTTCAGGGCTTCAACTTTCCATCCCTTCCTGCAAAGTCCACCACTTCCGGTGGAAACTGACAGTCAGCTGGTGactctcccttcctccagctcGGTTCACACCATCAGCACTTCGCACAGTCTGAGCCGCCCGGATTTCCACTGGTCCAACAACAGTCTTCGAGTGGGCTTTTCCACACCGCCCCCACCTGCCTATGACTCAATTATAAAAGCATTCCCAGATTCCTGA